A single window of Mangifera indica cultivar Alphonso chromosome 18, CATAS_Mindica_2.1, whole genome shotgun sequence DNA harbors:
- the LOC123201893 gene encoding probable E3 ubiquitin-protein ligase LOG2 translates to MGNIGSTSGNGRRRHGSRRNHPPPPPPQPPLTPPHHEISANRYVFAAVTPYPEQQYPDNNNPNLPPQYYQYQRYHPPHPPAMPVPLPAQYDHHDRGTGHVDLGNWRYPCGPMASAPQPYVEYQKAVTIRNDVNLKKESLKLETDEENPGSFLVSFTFDATVAGSITVTFFAKEGEDCNLTPTKENILAPVTVNFPVGLGQKFRQPSGTGINFSIFEEAELLKEGNMDVYPLAVKAEAVPANQNGSDGNSIQVPTNSQITQAVFEKEKGEYQVRVVKQILWVNSMRYELQEIYGIGNSVEGDVDANDPGKECVICLSEPRETTVLPCRHMCMCSGCAKVLRFQTNRCPICRQPVERLLEIKVNGPEE, encoded by the exons ATGGGAAACATCGGTAGCACAAGTGGTAACGGCCGCCGTAGACACGGAAGTCGACGTAATCATCCGCCACCACCGCCACCGCAACCGCCACTCACACCGCCTCATCATGAAATTTCGGCAAATCGCTATGTGTTCGCGGCGGTGACGCCCTACCCGGAGCAGCAGTATCCGGATAATAACAATCCTAACCTTCCACCGCAGTACTACCAGTATCAACGCTACCATCCACCGCATCCGCCAGCCATGCCGGTGCCGCTTCCTGCGCAGTACGATCACCATGATCGTGGAACTGGTCATGTGGACCTCGGAAACTGGAGGTACCCGTGCGGGCCCATGGCGTCGGCTCCGCAGCCGTACGTGGAGTACCAAAAGGCGGTTACGATACGGAACGATGTGAATTTGAAGAAGGAAAGTTTGAAGCTTGAAACTGATGAGGAAAATCCTGGAAGCTTCTTGGTTTCATTCACGTTTGATGCTACTGTTGCTGGCAg TATCACTGTCACTTTCTTTGCTAAAGAAGGTGAAGACTGTAACCTGACACCAACAAAGGAAAACATTCTTGCACCAGTGACTGTTAATTTTCCAGTAGGCCTCGGTCAGAAGTTCAGACAGCCATCTGGAACAGGGATTAACTTTTCAATATTTGAGGAGGCAGAGCTACTGAAAGAGGGTAACATGGATGTCTATCCTCTTGCTGTGAAGGCAGAGGCAGTCCCTGCTAACCAGAATGGATCTGATGGAAACTCTATTCAGGTACCAACAAATTCTCAGATAACACAGGCAGTatttgagaaagagaaaggtgAATACCAGGTCAGAGTAGTGAAGCAAATTTTGTGGGTGAATAGTATGAGGTATGAGCTGCAAGAGATATATGGGATTGGGAATTCTGTTGAAGGTGATGTTGATGCAAATGACCCAGGAAAAGAATGTGTCATTTGCCTATCAGAACCGCGAGAAACAACTGTGCTTCCCTGCCGACACATG TGTATGTGTAGTGGATGTGCAAAGGTTCTGAGGTTCCAAACAAATCGGTGTCCAATTTGCAGACAACCAGTTGAAAGGCTTTTGGAGATTAAGGTCAATGGACCGGAGGAATGA
- the LOC123202078 gene encoding aquaporin PIP2-2-like, giving the protein MARDIGVGGHSDFHAKDYHDPPPAPLIDAEELTKWSFYRAIIAEFIATLLFLYITVLTVIGYKSQTDPNLNTDQCGGVGILGIAWAFGGMIFVLVYCTAGISGGHINPAVTFGLLLARKVSLVRAILYMVAQCLGAICGCGLVKAFQKAYYNRYGGGANELADSYSTGTGLGAEIIGTFVLVYTVFSATDPKRNARDSHVPVLAPLPIGFAVLMVHLATIPVTGTGINPARSFGAAVIYNQDKAWDDQWIFWIGPFIGAAIASFYHQFVLRASATKALGSFRSSSAI; this is encoded by the exons ATGGCCAGGGACATTGGAGTAGGTGGGCACAGCGACTTCCATGCAAAGGACTACCACGACCCGCCACCGGCGCCGTTGATCGACGCTGAAGAGTTAACCAAGTGGTCATTTTACAGAGCAATCATAGCTGAGTTTATCGCCACTCTCTTGTTCTTGTACATAACTGTACTGACCGTGATTGGTTACAAGAGCCAGACCGACCCCAACCTTAACACTGATCAATGTGGCGGCGTTGGTATTCTTGGCATCGCTTGGGCCTTCGGCGGCATGATCTTCGTTCTCGTGTACTGCACTGCCGGTATTTCTG gtGGCCACATTAACCCGGCAGTGACATTTGGGTTGTTGTTGGCGAGAAAAGTGTCACTGGTGCGAGCCATTTTGTACATGGTGGCTCAGTGTTTGGGAGCCATTTGTGGCTGTGGGCTTGTTAAGGCATTCCAGAAGGCTTACTATAACAGGTACGGCGGCGGGGCCAACGAGCTGGCCGACAGCTACAGCACCGGAACTGGGTTGGGCGCTGAGATCATTGGAACTTTTGTTCTTGTCTACACTGTTTTCTCTGCAACTGATCCCAAGAGAAACGCAAGAGATTCACATGTTCCC GTTTTGGCACCTCTCCCCATCGGATTCGCTGTGCTTATGGTTCACCTGGCTACCATTCCGGTCACCGGAACTGGAATAAACCCGGCTAGAAGTTTCGGAGCTGCTGTGATTTACAATCAGGACAAGGCATGGGATGATCAA TGGATTTTCTGGATTGGACCTTTCATTGGTGCTGCCATTGCTTCATTTTATCACCAGTTCGTCCTCAGAGCATCCGCCACTAAAGCTCTTGGGTCCTTCAGAAGCAGCTCCGCcatataa
- the LOC123201894 gene encoding V-type proton ATPase subunit G-like codes for MAANRGGGIQQLLAAEQEAQHIVNAARTAKMARLKQAKEEAEKEIAEYRAQVERDFQRKVAESSGDSGANVKRLERETEAKISHLKAETEKISYDVVQMLLKHVTTVKN; via the exons ATGGCAGCTAATAGGGGAGGTGGAATTCAGCAATTGCTGGCGGCAGAACAAGAAGCTCAACACATTGTCAATGCCGCTAGAACTG CTAAAATGGCTCGTCTGAAGCAAGCTAAAGAAGAGGCTGAGAAGGAAATTGCTGAATATCGAGCCCAGGTGGAGCGTGACTTCCAGAGGAAAGTTGCTGAG AGTAGTGGAGATTCTGGTGCTAATGTGAAGCGGCTTGAAAGAGAAACTGAAGCAAAGATTAGTCACCTGAAAGCAGAGACtgaaaaaatatcatatgatgTTGTCCAGATGCTCCTGAAGCATGTGACAACGGTCAAAAATTAA
- the LOC123202209 gene encoding probable aquaporin PIP2-1 produces the protein MRNDSEVVVHNDLHEKDYYDPPPAPLIDPEEFIKWSFYRAIIAEFIASLLFLYVTVLTVISDKSQTDPTNNLGANRCSGVGLLGTAWAFGGMIFILVYCTAGISGGHINPAVTFGLFVARKVSLLRAISYIMAQCLGAICGCGLVKALQKGYYDRYGGGANSLAIGYNAGTGLGAEIIGTFILVYTVLAATDPKRNARDSHVPVLAPLPIGFAVFTVHLATIPITGTGINPARSLGAAVIYNRKQAWHHHWIFWVGPFIGATLAALYHQYILRAIPFRSP, from the exons ATGCGCAACGACAGTGAAGTAGTCGTGCACAATGACCTCCATGAAAAGGACTACTACGACCCACCACCGGCGCCGTTGATCGACCCCGAAGAGTTCATCAAGTGGTCATTTTACAGGGCCATCATCGCCGAGTTCATCGCCTCTCTCTTGTTCTTGTACGTTACTGTGTTGACTGTGATTAGTGACAAGAGCCAGACTGACCCAACGAACAACCTCGGCGCCAATCGATGTAGCGGTGTTGGTCTTCTTGGCACCGCCTGGGCCTTTGGCGGCATGATCTTCATTCTTGTTTACTGCACTGCAGGAATATCCG GTGGGCACATAAATCCTGCAGTCACATTTGGACTGTTCGTGGCCAGAAAAGTGTCATTGCTGCGAGCCATTTCGTACATCATGGCTCAGTGTTTGGGAGCCATATGTGGCTGCGGGCTTGTGAAGGCACTCCAGAAGGGTTACTATGACAGGTACGGCGGCGGAGCCAACTCGTTGGCCATTGGCTATAATGCCGGAACAGGATTGGGTGCCGAGATTATTGGAACCTTTATTCTTGTCTACACTGTTTTAGCCGCAACTGATCCAAAAAGAAACGCCAGGGATTCACATGTTCCC GTGTTGGCGCCACTACCCATCGGATTTGCTGTGTTCACAGTTCACCTGGCTACAATTCCGATCACCGGAACTGGTATAAACCCGGCTAGAAGTTTGGGAGCTGCAGTGATTTACAATCGGAAACAGGCTTGGCATCACCAC TGGATTTTCTGGGTAGGACCTTTCATTGGTGCAACTCTTGCTGCATTGTATCACCAGTACATCCTCAGGGC GATACCGTTTCGTTCACCTTAG
- the LOC123202079 gene encoding 60S ribosomal protein L12-like, producing MPPKFDPSQVVDVFVRVTGGEVGAASSLAPKIGPLGLSPKKIGEDIAKETAKEWKGLRVTVKLTVQNRQAKVAVVPSAAALVIKALKEPERDRKKTKNIKHNGNITLDDVIEIAKIMRPRSMAKDLSGTVKEILGTCVSVGCTVDGKDPKDLQQEIADGDVEIPLD from the coding sequence ATGCCGCCGAAGTTCGATCCATCTCAGGTGGTGGACGTATTCGTCCGGGTGACAGGAGGTGAGGTCGGAGCTGCGAGTTCACTCGCTCCTAAAATCGGTCCACTTGGTCTCTCCCCCAAGAAGATCGGAGAAGACATCGCAAAGGAAACCGCAAAAGAATGGAAGGGCTTACGTGTCACCGTGAAACTGACCGTGCAGAACCGTCAGGCGAAGGTCGCCGTCGTCCCTTCCGCCGCCGCATTGGTCATCAAAGCGTTGAAGGAGCCTGAGAGGGACAGGAAAAAGACGAAAAACATCAAACACAACGGCAACATTACTCTCGATGACGTGATTGAAATCGCTAAGATTATGAGGCCGAGGTCTATGGCCAAGGATCTTAGTGGAACCGTTAAGGAAATTCTAGGCACGTGCGTTTCGGTTGGTTGTACGGTCGATGGGAAAGACCCGAAGGATCTGCAGCAGGAGATTGCTGATGGGGACGTGGAGATTCCTCTTGATTAA
- the LOC123201578 gene encoding uncharacterized protein LOC123201578 produces the protein MASSRKIFHTKSSYSFAVDRPTINNPHLLFEFDEADLWKLSSNDPHHHQSSNIAATSGLSISTKGITCSPSSKKLLANMHVSSTSLPVNIPDWSKILKKEYREHRKSDEGDDNGVEEEFYSWIPPHELLAKRRGASFSVHEGIGRTLKGRDLQLVRNAILKKVGFEDGNIEDNY, from the coding sequence ATGGCTTCTTCAAGAAAAATCTTTCACACCAAGTCAAGCTACAGCTTTGCTGTTGATCGTCCCACCATTAATAACCCCCATCTCCTTTTTGAGTTCGACGAAGCTGATTTGTGGAAATTATCATCGAACGATCCACATCATCATCAGTCGTCGAACATCGCCGCCACGTCGGGGCTGTCGATATCGACAAAAGGAATTACCTGTTCTCCTTCGTCGAAGAAGCTTTTGGCGAATATGCACGTTTCGTCGACTTCATTGCCGGTGAACATACCGGACTGGTCGAAGATTCTTAAAAAAGAGTACAGAGAACACAGGAAGAGCGATGAAGGAGACGACAATGGCGTGGAAGAAGAATTCTACAGCTGGATTCCTCCTCATGAGTTATTAGCGAAGAGAAGAGGGGCTTCTTTTTCGGTTCATGAAGGAATAGGGAGGACTTTGAAAGGAAGAGACTTGCAACTGGTAAGAAATGCAATTTTGAAGAAAGTTGGGTTCGAAGATGGAAATATAGAGGATAATTATtag